Proteins from one Mercurialis annua linkage group LG7, ddMerAnnu1.2, whole genome shotgun sequence genomic window:
- the LOC126657576 gene encoding uncharacterized protein LOC126657576 has translation MDSCNSGSMSSSGGDDEYDSRAESSFSAFLNHTHNNTLAHVGPMPNPPPQPPPPNHHQHSMFDPLSNYFDPSSSSSSRPSPLSNANPLLNLDMVWSKNLRSDPNCTNLAGFVAASSSPTQPFFTNQTQNRPSFNPPTQIPHGQESANATRLEPGLGAAGGSNDHQPRNNNPKKRSRASRRAPTTVLTTDTTNFRAMVQEFTGIPAPPFTSSPFPRTRLDIFGNSSSAFRSSTPTDSPQLPSYLLRPFAQKIQPPFLPTATTAATTTTTAITGSTSELGFLKYPQNLLNMQNNPILNLHSLLQPTTKYPLQDSSQHQQLDIPSNDSQLKMGLMEEFGLSHGHVPGLHNIVSSSDTALRRNDQSNWVSDGGVGSNEGELLRSINGGNYVHNSNSNTHGVGNNGKLNYTAASSSSEFRHGDKGAAETNLVGNNSRSEGMVESWICSSD, from the coding sequence atggATTCTTGTAATAGTGGAAGCATGTCCTCAAGTGGCGGAGATGATGAGTATGATTCACGCGCCGAGTCTTCATTCTCAGCTTTCTTGAACCACACTCACAATAACACATTGGCCCATGTTGGCCCCATGCCTAACCCACCTCCGCAGCCGCCGCCACCAAACCACCACCAGCACTCCATGTTTGACCCTCTATCAAATTACTTCGACccttcttcatcatcttcatctaGACCATCACCTCTCTCAAACGCTAATCCGCTTCTTAATCTTGACATGGTTTGGTCTAAAAACTTAAGATCTGACCCTAATTGCACTAATCTTGCCGGTTTTGTAGCCGCTTCTTCCTCACCAACCCAACCATTTTTCACCAACCAAACTCAAAATAGACCATCTTTTAACCCTCCCACTCAGATCCCTCATGGTCAAGAATCAGCTAATGCTACGAGACTAGAGCCAGGGTTAGGTGCAGCCGGAGGTTCAAATGATCATCAGCCTCGaaataataatccaaaaaaAAGGTCTAGAGCTTCAAGGCGTGCACCAACTACAGTTCTGACGACAGACACCACTAATTTCCGAGCCATGGTTCAAGAATTTACTGGTATCCCTGCACCACCCTTCACGTCCTCACCTTTTCCAAGAACCAGGCTTGATATATTTGGCAATTCTTCTTCTGCTTTTAGATCATCAACTCCTACAGATTCCCCACAGTTACCTTCTTATCTTTTAAGACCATTTGCTCAGAAAATCCAACCGCCATTTCTCCCCACtgccaccaccgccgccaccaccaccaccactgcCATTACTGGCTCTACTTCTGAGTTAGGTTTTCTAAAATACCCACAAAATTTACTCAACATGCAGAATAATCCAATCCTCAATCTCCATTCTCTTCTTCAACCAACCACTAAATATCCACTTCAAGACTCATCACAACACCAACAATTAGATATTCCATCGAATGATTCTCAACTCAAAATGGGTCTTATGGAAGAGTTCGGTTTAAGCCACGGACATGTTCCCGGTCTACATAATATAGTGTCATCATCCGATACAGCATTGCGAAGAAATGATCAGAGTAACTGGGTATCAGACGGAGGAGTAGGGTCAAATGAAGGTGAGCTTTTAAGGTCCATCAATGGCGGAAATTACGTACACAATAGCAATAGTAACACACACGGCGTTGGTAATAATGGGAAACTGAACTACACGGCGGCTTCTTCTTCATCGGAGTTTCGTCATGGCGATAAAGGTGCGGCGGAAACGAATTTGGTGGGGAATAATTCAAGAAGTGAAGGTATGGTGGAATCGTGGATTTGTTCTTCAGATTAA
- the LOC126656729 gene encoding succinate dehydrogenase [ubiquinone] iron-sulfur subunit 3, mitochondrial, which translates to MWKRSSSSSSWLHRGYDKVVGRLRAKQDPKSRNFPILEDHPVGQQHAQESVEAYATVKQNIKKLIKEFRVYRWSPDKPNDKPFLQSYFIDLSKCGPMVLDALQKIKAEDDSSLSYRRSCREGICGSCSMNIDGTNTVACLKPIDADTSKPTIITPLPHMFVIKDLVVDLTNFYNQYRSIEPWLKTKAKPEDGKEYRQSAADRKKLDGLYECILCACCTTSCPSYWWNPEEFLGPAALLHAYRWISDR; encoded by the exons ATGTGGAAGAGAAGCAGCAGCAGTAGCAGCTGGTTACACCGTGGCTACGACAAAGTAGTCGGCCGATTACGAGCGAAACAAGATCCGAAGAGTCGGAATTTTCCGATACTAGAAGACCATCCGGTCGGACAACAACATGCTCAAGAATCTGTTGAAGCATATGCCACTGTCAAACAAAATATCAAGAAGCTGATTAAGGAGTTTAGGGTTTATAGATGGAGCCCTGATAAGCCCAACGACAAACCTTTTCTCCAGTCTTATTTCATCGACCTCTCCAAATGCGGTCCTATG GTTTTGGATGCATTACAGAAAATAAAAGCAGAGGATGATTCGAGCTTGAGCTATAGAAGATCATGCAGAGAAGGAATATGCGGATCATGCTCGATGAACATCGATGGGACTAATACCGTCGCCTGCCTTAAACCCATTGATGCCGACACTTCCAAGCCGACTATCATCACTCCTCTGCCTCACATGTTTGTCATTAAAGATCTTGTTGTTGATCTCACCAATTTCTACAATCAATACAG ATCGATAGAGCCATGGTTAAAAACAAAGGCAAAACCTGAAGATGGCAAGGAATATAGACAATCAGCAGCAGACAGAAAAAAGCTAGATGGGCTATATGAGTGTATTTTGTGTGCATGTTGTACTACTTCATGCCCTTCTTATTGGTGGAATCCTGAGGAATTCCTTGGACCTGCGGCTTTGCTCCATGCTTATCGATGGATTTCCGAtaggtaa
- the LOC126654666 gene encoding protein SCO1 homolog 2, mitochondrial, with translation MNPIRFLFFSSIHRSTLLHRSASSSRIQSHGYKKSTGSRNDPLVHIESQPPRVQLRFWTVPIAVFAGFMSLVYYNDQRRGLQNAEGNKRGVDDKGTGGPFTLIDTKNRVVTEKDFLGKWHLLYFGYTFSPDICPDQVQVMAKAIDILEKEKNRQVFPVFVTIDPQRDTPSHLREYLKEFDSRIIGLTGPVGAVRQMAQEYRVFFRKVEDEGDDYLIESSNYMYLINPNLEVAGRFGIEYPAEQLSEEILKEIDKVSS, from the exons atgaATCCAATTcggtttcttttcttttcctccATACACCGCTCAACTCTACTTCACAG GTCTGCTTCATCAAGCAGGATTCAATCTCATGGCTATAAGAAATCAACAGGTTCAAGAAATGATCCTCTTGTACATATCGAATCGCAGCCCCCTCGTGTTCAATTGCGTTTTTGGACCGTT CCAATTGCTGTGTTTGCTGGATTTATGTCGCTTGTGTATTACAATGATCAGAGGCGAGGATTGCAAAATG CTGAAGGAAACAAACGTGGTGTTGATGACAAGGGTACTGGTGGGCCGTTCACATTGATTGATACAAAGAATCGGGTAGTCACTGAGAAAGATTTTCTAGGGAAATGGCATCTGTTGTACTTTGGCTACACTTTCTCCCCAGATATTTGCCCTGACCAAGTTCAAGTCATGGCCAAGGCCATAGATATTTTAG agaaagaaaagaatCGCCAGGTCTTTCCGGTATTTGTTACCATTGATCCCCAGCGTGATACTCCTTCACATCTTCGTGAATATCTTAAAG AATTTGATTCAAGGATTATCGGACTAACAGGACCTGTTGGTGCTGTAAGGCAGATGGCACAGGAGTACCGGGTCTTTTTCAGGAAGGTCGAAGATGAAGGAGATGATTACCTTATTGAGAGTTCCAATTATAT GTACTTGATTAACCCAAACCTGGAGGTTGCAGGACGCTTTGGCATCGAATATCCAGCTGAGCAACTGTCAGAAGAAATCTTAAAGGAAATAGACAAAGTCTCGTCATGA
- the LOC126654871 gene encoding inactive TPR repeat-containing thioredoxin TTL3 — protein sequence MGDAASPDKKSGCGLLTAVFGKRSFWPRRSTSASSLPTSNGNNFIKTPSTPKRRRSGSDEAAFLGVLPTIPSEAPPKPVTKAPDHPKIPPVQQHQQQQQNCGRKPSENGIKVLPDHQGRGRQNYAYVNQGRKIPKEAVGISGELETMIADHQKNKGSSTLVRASSSNVMLFSNLGNLRGGGGGGNLNSYNVLDHLPKTAREETYNNNNNNTAPNGKYPNSVMGNVVKKHYEDQKPSLEAPPPPHEDGSLCRALSTRMDPEQLKIMGNEDYKNGNFVEALALYDAAISIDPDKASYRSNKSAALTALGRILEAVFECREAIRIDPRYHRAHHRLATLYLRLGDVEKATYHYKHSGPEADHVDLAKAKGLQVHLNKCTEARRHRDWNSLIKETKAAISSGADSAPQMYALQAEAFIKLHRHQEADEALAKGPNFDVDDCTQYFSPIGNANLLIVRAQVYMAVGRFDDALSVAQRATRLDGNNREANTVLRKARAITAARSNGNQLFKAAKFYDASNAYSEGLEHDPYNSVLLCNRAACRSKLGQYEKAVEDCNAALHVRPGYCKARLRRADCYSKLEKWEASIQDFEILQKEAPEDEEVSKGLLEAKAQLQKMT from the exons ATGGGAGACGCTGCTTCGCCTGATAAGAAATCAGGTTGTGGCCTATTAACAGCGGTTTTCGGGAAACGGAGTTTTTGGCCGAGAAGAAGTACATCTGCTAGCTCACTTCCCACGTCGAACGGTAACAATTTCATTAAAACACCAAGCACGCCGAAAAGGCGGAGAAGCGGTTCGGACGAGGCTGCATTTTTAGGAGTCTTACCTACTATTCCATCAGAAGCACCCCCGAAACCCGTTACAAAAGCTCCCGATCATCCCAAGATTCCGCCCGTACAACAAcatcaacaacaacaacaaaactgTGGAAGAAAACCTTCGGAAAATGGGATCAAAGTATTGCCGGATCATCAAGGCCGTGGGCGCCAAAATTATGCTTACGTAAATCAAGGAAGGAAAATACCAAAAGAGGCGGTTGGGATATCGGGTGAGCTCGAAACCATGATTGCTGATCACCAGAAGAATAAAGGAAGCAGCACGCTTGTTCGCGCTTCGTCGAGCAATGTTatgctttttagcaatttaggtaaTCTGAGGGGAGGTGGAGGTGGCGGAAATTTGAATTCGTATAATGTTCTTGATCATCTTCCTAAGACTGCGAGAGAAGaaacttataataataataataataatactgcACCAAATGGGAAATACCCAAATAGTGTGATGGGAAATGTGGTTAAGAAACATTATGAGGATCAGAAACCAAGTTTAGAGGCGCCGCCACCTCCGCACGAAGACGGATCTTTATGCAGGGCGCTTTCGACACGAATGGACCCGGAGCAATTGAAAATAATGGGCAATGAAGATTATAAGAATGGGAATTTCGTCGAGGCATTGGCTTTGTATGATGCAGCAATCTCCATTGATCCTGATAAGGCTTCATATCGGAGCAACAAAAGTGCTGCATTAACCGCTTTAGGTAGAATTCTTGAGGCGGTTTTCGAGTGCAGAGAAGCCATTCGAATTGATCCTCGTTACCATAGAGCTCACCATCGTTTAGCAACTTTGTATCTCAG ATTAGGGGATGTGGAAAAAGCTACATATCACTACAAACATTCAGGACCAGAAGCCGACCATGTCGACCTAGCTAAAGCTAAAGGGCTTCAAGTTCATCTCAACAAGTGCACCGAGGCACGACGACACCGAGACTGGAACAGCTTGATTAAGGAGACTAAGGCTGCAATTTCCTCAGGGGCAGATTCAGCTCCACAA ATGTATGCATTGCAAGCTGAGGCCTTTATAAAGCTGCATAGGCATCAGGAAGCAGATGAAGCATTAGCGAAAGGTCCGAATTTCGATGTCGATGACTGCACTCAATATTTTAGCCCCATTGGTAATGCAAATCTGTTGATAGTACGAGCTCAGGTTTACATGGCTGTTGGCAG GTTCGATGATGCGTTGAGTGTAGCTCAACGGGCAACTAGACTCGATGGTAACAACAGGGAAGCAAATACGGTATTGAGGAAGGCAAGAGCTATTACAGCAGCTAGATCAAACGGTAACCAACTTTTCAAGGCTGCCAAATTCTATGACGCCTCTAATGCTTATAGTGAAGGACTCGAGCACGATCCTTACAACTCCGTGCTGCTGTGCAACCGAGCTGCTTGCCGGTCTAAACTCGGGCAGTATGAAAAAGCTGTGGAGGATTGTAATGCGGCCCTCCATGTCCGCCCTGGTTACTGCAAGGCTAGACTAAGAAGAGCTGATTGCTACTCCAAG TTGGAAAAATGGGAAGCTTCAATACAAGACTTCGAAATATTACAAAAAGAAGCACCAGAAGATGAAGAAGTGAGCAAGGGTTTGTTAGAAGCCAAGGCACAGCTGCAAAAGATGACATAA
- the LOC126655091 gene encoding uncharacterized protein LOC126655091: MANDRGSIAFFATYRPAEPLDIFSNYKGDELQLTDGLSSNYNGYMIPRAALKKIMRRPILAREVNENDVESGMIFVSERENNLETLHISLRFKNSPEIKVYSFSDVYGMLNIVRMEDSGRIAGDYLVYISTMDDSKDRRQPWTVLYKTNLETAQTERLTPSWHADLSPAVSPSGDMVAVATFQRRGGWHGEIEDLRTDIYVMNLVKPFKRRLVVANGGWPTWGSKEIIFFHRKVGKNWKVFQANISNGLEPVSVTPKGIVDAMTPAAISETKVVVAAISPTSKYRHIKIIDTGKDGQLTEITLKKTPTEDHFNPFVIDGAERIGYHRCNLDKLKGTKNEGDNPKQFYKLKCPDEDIGLYRVSGVFPTFSSDCTKLAFVDNEFTTVWVVERGGKARIVYQERDGVHVFSPVWNQKEDTLYICKGPSFEADQEVAIYAIFNASKIKGENVKPTLLTKAGSNNAFPSSSPDGKRLVFRTRREESGKKIYKKLYIMEDAKRGEYNGGKAKRLTSGPGTDTHCQWSPRGEWIAFSSTRDKPKGAPKSDNDLDPGYFGVYLVHADKPEVVVRVIGSGPDISGHVNHPVFSPDGMCIAVTSDLAGVSVDPISLPFFVHSVRPYGDIFVVHVDWEAIQNNKDVKFIRVTHSRYENSTPSWTIISSDQFEENWKENLLVKPRLCPMC, translated from the exons ATGGCTAACGACCGAGGTAGTATCGCTTTCTTTGCTACCTATAGACCCGCAGAGCCCCTCGACATTTTCTCGAATTACAAGGGCGACGAGCTTCAGCTCACGGACGGATTGTCGTCGAATTACAACGGCTATATGATTCCCCGTGCTGCTCTCAAGAAAATTATGAGGCGCCCAATATTGGCCCGTGAAGTTAACGAGAATGACGTCGAATCGGGCATGATTTTTGTATCGGAACGAGAAAATAACCTCGAAACGCTTCACATATCTCTCCGCTTCAAGAACTCACCCGAAATCAAAGTGTACAGTTTTTCTGATGTTTACGGAATGTTGAACATAGTTCGCATGGAAGACAGTGGCCGTATAGCCGGTGACTATCTCGTTTATATCTCCACCATGGACGACTCGAAAGATCGTCGACAGCCCTGGACCGTACTCTATAAAACCAATCTGGAAACGGCACAAACCGAACGCCTGACTCCATCAT GGCATGCTGATTTAAGCCCGGCTGTATCACCATCTGGAGATATGGTAGCAGTCGCGACATTCCAGCGAAGAGGCGGTTGGCACGGAGAGATTGAAGATCTTCGTACCGATATTTATGTGATGAACTTAGTGAAGCCCTTCAAACGCAGGCTAGTTGTAGCCAACGGTGGGTGGCCAACATGGGGAAGTAAAGAAATCATATTTTTTCATCGCAAAGTTGGGAAAAATTGGAAGGTTTTTCAAGCCAATATCAGCAATGGTTTGGAACCCGTATCCGTGACTCCGAAAGGAATTGTTGATGCCATGACACCGGCGGCCATAAGCGAAACAAAGGTTGTAGTGGCAGCCATTTCTCCGACATCAAAGTATCGACATATTAAGATTATCGATACCGGAAAAGATGGACAACTCACAGAAATCACTCTAAAAAAAACACCAACGGAAGACCACTTCAATCCATTCGTAATTGATGGTGCGGAACGCATAGGCTACCATCGTTGCAACCTCGACAAGCTTAAG GGCACTAAAAATGAAGGTGATAATCCAAAGCAGTTTTACAAGCTAAAATGTCCAGATGAGGATATAGGATTGTACAGGGTGTCCGGCGTGTTTCCGACATTTTCATCTGACTGCACGAAGCTTGCATTTGTGGATAATGAATTCACTACCGTTTGGGTAGTAGAACGGGGAGGGAAAGCTCGTATTGTTTACCAG GAACGCGATGGTGTACACGTGTTCTCGCCAGTTTGGAACCAAAAGGAGGACACACTATATATATGCAAGGGACCTTCTTTTGAAGCTGATCAAGAAGTTGCAATCTACGCCATTTTTAATGCATCAAAGATCAAAGGTGAAAATGTCAAACCTACCCTTCTCACAAAAGCTGGCTCCAACAATGCTTTCCCTTCCAGTAGTCCAGATG GAAAAAGATTAGTTTTTCGAACTAGAAGAGAAGAAAGTGGGAAGAAAATATACAAGAAGCTATACATAATGGAAGATGCAAAAAGAGGGGAGTATAACGGAGGCAAAGCAAAAAGGCTCACATCTGGGCCTGGGACCGACACTCATTGTCAATGGTCTCCAAGAGGAGAATGGATAGCTTTCTCATCAACCCGCGACAAGCCGAAAGGTGCACCGAAATCCGACAATGATCTTGACCCAGGTTATTTTGGTGTATATCTCGTGCACGCGGATAAGCCAGAAGTTGTCGTAAGAGTGATAGGAAGCGGACCTGATATTTCAGGACATGTGAACCATCCAGTTTTTAGTCCAGACGGAATGTGCATTGCTGTGACTTCCGATCTTGCTGGAGTGTCGGTTGATCCGATATCTTTACCGTTCTTCGTGCACTCTGTGAGGCCTTACGGGGACATTTTTGTTGTTCATGTCGATTGGGAAGCAATACAGAACAACAAGGATGTAAAATTCATCCGCGTCACCCATAGTAGATATGAGAATTCTACCCCTTCTTGGACCATAATATCATCTGATCAATTTGAAGAAAATTGGAAAGAGAACTTGCTTGTAAAACCACGATTATGCCCAATGTGTTAA